A stretch of the Flavobacterium aquiphilum genome encodes the following:
- a CDS encoding glycoside hydrolase family 2 TIM barrel-domain containing protein has product MKKIRTGILLFCLAAISATTVLGQEKAGRNDWENPEVFQINREPARATFLPYADETSALKDNYTSSPWYFSLNGKWKFSWSPTPDQRPKDFYKTDFSTVNWKEISVPANWELNGYGIPIYTNITYPFERNPPFINHSDNPVGSYKRDFVLPDNWNNRHVFLHFEAGTSAMYIWVNGEKVGYTENTKSPAEFDISKYVKSGKNSLAVEVYRWSDGSYLEDQDFWRLSGIDRNVYLYSTNDIRISDFFAKPDLDSNYKNGSLSVDVNLKNLSSTSINNQKLEAKLVDTSGKNVFVKELKVNFDANKINTINFSQNVASPKLWSSEAPNLYTLLLTLKNEKGTIIESVSTEIGFRKVELKGGQVLVNGVRIMFHGVNIHEHNPVTGHYQDEATMMKDIKLMKQLNINAVRLSHYPNNVVWMKLCNKYGLYLVDEANIESHGMGVEGQPLIWMNPKTNPGHLPEWHAAHMDRIYSLVERDKNQPAVLFWSLGNESANGPVFHDAYKWIKNRDKTRLVQFEQAKENENTDIVCPMYPKIEYMKEYAERKEVKRPFIMCEYSHSMGNSNGNFQEYWDIIRGSKNMQGGFIWDWVDQGFEVKDEAGRKYWAYGGDLGSQNYTNDENFCHNGLVWPDRVPHPGAFEVKKVYQDILFTAVDVKNGVIEIINDFGFTNLNKYHFKYQILENGKSIKEGTIEVVLNPKSKKQFKIDLPKLESKAGTEYLLNVFVYTKTGSEIVPQNFEIAREQFVIDNGNYFAKTAETKSCKIKEDQNEFVLSAADVVVKIKKATGLISYYSLKGQEYFKQYPEPNFWRAPTDNDFGNKMPIKANVWRTAGENSTLETIQIVEENGKEYVVAKLKLNDVVSDYTIKYALSNDGALEVQSAFKRGNNPLPDMPRFGMIFSLKKDFENLDYYGRGPWENYSDRNESSLKGIYQSKVADQYVPYTRPQENGYKTDVRWFKLSDNKGKGFEIQGLQPLGMSTLNNYPSDFDPGLTKKNQHISDITPRNEVVVCVDLTQRGLGGDTSWGMLPHEQYLLKGNEYSYGFVIKPIE; this is encoded by the coding sequence ATGAAGAAAATTAGAACTGGAATACTATTATTTTGCCTGGCTGCAATCTCTGCGACGACTGTTTTAGGACAAGAGAAAGCAGGAAGAAATGATTGGGAAAATCCGGAAGTGTTTCAGATTAACCGAGAGCCTGCCCGCGCAACATTTCTTCCTTATGCAGATGAAACATCGGCACTAAAAGATAATTATACTAGTTCGCCTTGGTATTTTTCATTGAATGGTAAATGGAAATTTTCATGGTCACCAACACCGGACCAGCGCCCGAAAGATTTTTATAAAACAGATTTCAGCACTGTAAATTGGAAAGAAATTTCAGTGCCTGCCAATTGGGAATTGAACGGTTACGGTATTCCGATTTATACCAATATCACCTATCCTTTTGAAAGAAATCCACCTTTTATCAATCATTCGGATAATCCCGTTGGTTCGTATAAAAGAGATTTTGTTTTGCCTGATAATTGGAACAACAGACACGTATTTCTTCATTTTGAAGCAGGAACGTCGGCGATGTATATTTGGGTGAATGGGGAAAAAGTAGGTTATACAGAGAATACAAAAAGTCCCGCTGAATTTGACATTTCCAAATACGTGAAATCGGGAAAAAACAGTTTGGCAGTTGAGGTGTATAGATGGAGTGATGGTTCTTACCTTGAAGATCAGGATTTTTGGAGACTTTCAGGAATTGACAGAAATGTGTATTTGTATAGTACTAATGACATTCGTATTTCAGATTTTTTTGCAAAACCTGATTTAGATTCAAATTACAAAAACGGTAGTTTGAGCGTAGATGTGAATTTGAAAAATTTGTCTTCGACTTCGATAAACAATCAAAAATTGGAGGCCAAATTAGTTGATACTTCAGGAAAGAATGTTTTTGTAAAAGAGCTAAAAGTAAATTTTGATGCGAATAAAATCAATACAATCAATTTCTCTCAAAATGTAGCCAGTCCAAAATTATGGAGCTCCGAAGCGCCAAATTTATACACTTTGTTACTTACGCTAAAGAATGAGAAAGGAACTATAATTGAATCGGTTTCTACTGAAATTGGTTTCAGAAAAGTGGAGTTGAAAGGTGGGCAAGTATTAGTGAACGGAGTTAGAATTATGTTTCATGGTGTAAATATCCATGAGCATAACCCTGTTACCGGGCATTATCAGGATGAAGCTACGATGATGAAGGATATTAAATTGATGAAACAGCTTAATATCAATGCGGTGCGCCTCAGCCATTATCCTAACAACGTTGTTTGGATGAAACTTTGCAATAAATACGGATTGTATTTGGTTGATGAAGCTAATATCGAAAGTCACGGAATGGGAGTAGAGGGACAGCCTTTAATTTGGATGAATCCAAAAACTAATCCTGGTCATCTTCCGGAGTGGCATGCAGCTCACATGGACAGAATTTACAGTTTGGTTGAAAGGGATAAAAATCAGCCTGCGGTACTATTTTGGTCATTAGGAAATGAAAGTGCGAACGGACCTGTATTTCATGATGCTTATAAATGGATAAAAAACAGAGACAAAACCCGATTGGTTCAGTTTGAGCAAGCTAAAGAAAATGAGAATACTGATATTGTTTGCCCAATGTATCCAAAAATTGAATACATGAAAGAATATGCGGAGCGCAAAGAAGTGAAACGTCCTTTCATCATGTGTGAGTATTCGCATTCGATGGGGAACAGCAACGGAAACTTTCAGGAATATTGGGATATTATTCGCGGAAGCAAAAATATGCAGGGCGGATTTATCTGGGATTGGGTAGATCAGGGTTTTGAAGTAAAAGATGAAGCAGGGCGTAAATACTGGGCTTACGGCGGTGATTTGGGAAGTCAAAATTATACCAATGACGAAAATTTTTGTCATAACGGATTGGTTTGGCCAGACAGAGTTCCGCATCCGGGAGCGTTTGAAGTAAAAAAAGTATATCAGGATATTTTGTTTACAGCTGTTGATGTTAAAAATGGAGTAATTGAAATAATAAATGATTTCGGATTTACAAATTTGAATAAATACCACTTTAAATATCAAATTTTAGAAAACGGAAAAAGTATCAAAGAGGGTACTATTGAAGTTGTTCTGAATCCGAAATCTAAAAAACAGTTTAAAATTGATTTGCCAAAGTTAGAATCAAAAGCAGGTACAGAATATTTATTGAATGTTTTTGTCTATACCAAAACAGGTTCTGAAATAGTACCGCAAAATTTTGAAATCGCCAGAGAACAATTTGTTATCGATAATGGAAATTATTTTGCAAAAACGGCTGAGACAAAATCTTGTAAAATAAAGGAGGATCAAAATGAATTTGTACTGAGCGCAGCCGATGTAGTTGTTAAAATTAAGAAAGCTACCGGATTGATTTCCTATTACAGTTTGAAAGGGCAAGAGTATTTTAAACAATATCCGGAACCTAATTTTTGGAGAGCTCCGACTGATAATGATTTTGGAAACAAAATGCCGATAAAAGCGAATGTTTGGCGAACAGCAGGTGAAAACAGCACTTTGGAAACCATTCAAATTGTTGAGGAAAATGGAAAAGAATATGTTGTTGCCAAACTAAAGCTTAACGATGTCGTATCCGATTATACAATCAAATATGCATTGAGTAATGATGGAGCTTTGGAAGTACAATCGGCATTTAAAAGGGGGAATAACCCATTGCCGGATATGCCGCGTTTTGGGATGATTTTTTCTCTTAAAAAGGATTTTGAAAACCTCGATTATTACGGAAGAGGACCATGGGAAAATTATTCGGACAGAAATGAATCTTCTCTCAAAGGGATTTATCAAAGTAAAGTAGCCGACCAATATGTGCCTTATACGCGTCCTCAGGAGAATGGTTATAAAACAGATGTTCGTTGGTTTAAACTTTCAGACAATAAAGGAAAAGGATTTGAAATACAAGGATTGCAACCTTTGGGGATGAGTACTTTGAATAATTATCCAAGTGATTTTGACCCGGGATTGACGAAGAAAAATCAGCACATAAGTGATATCACTCCTAGAAATGAGGTTGTGGTTTGTGTCGATTTGACCCAAAGAGGATTGGGAGGAGACACCAGTTGGGGAATGTTGCCACATGAGCAATATTTGTTGAAAGGAAATGAATACAGTTATGGTTTTGTGATAAAACCAATTGAGTAA
- a CDS encoding inositol oxygenase family protein, whose product MKKIIDTDKPLKNLDEWEDDLLTRYPDPAETKKEKEEFRNYVDSERVETVKEFYRMNHTYQTYDFVCSKEEEFLQFNKKSMSIWEAVEFLNTLVDDSDPDIDLDQTQHLLQTSEAIRADGHEDWFVLTGFLHDLGKVLCLFGEPQWAVVGDTFPVGCAYSDKIVYPEFFKENPDYTDERFNTKFGVYSENCGLDKVKMSWGHDEYLYQIMKDYLPDPALYMIRYHSFYSQHRENAYAHLMNERDVEMFEWVKKFNPYDLYTKAPVKPDVKALLPYYKELVAKYLPEKLNF is encoded by the coding sequence ATGAAAAAGATAATAGATACGGATAAGCCTTTAAAGAATTTAGACGAGTGGGAAGATGATTTGTTGACACGTTATCCAGACCCGGCAGAGACCAAAAAAGAGAAAGAAGAGTTTAGAAATTATGTTGACTCAGAAAGGGTAGAAACAGTTAAAGAGTTTTACAGAATGAATCATACCTATCAAACGTATGATTTTGTATGTAGCAAAGAAGAGGAGTTTTTACAATTCAATAAAAAAAGTATGTCGATTTGGGAAGCAGTAGAGTTCTTGAATACCCTTGTTGACGATAGCGACCCGGATATCGATTTAGATCAAACCCAACACCTTTTACAAACTTCTGAAGCAATTAGGGCTGATGGACACGAAGACTGGTTTGTTCTTACTGGATTTTTACATGACCTGGGAAAAGTTCTATGTTTGTTTGGAGAGCCGCAATGGGCTGTAGTTGGAGATACTTTTCCTGTAGGTTGTGCGTATTCGGATAAAATTGTTTACCCTGAATTTTTTAAGGAAAATCCGGATTATACAGATGAGAGATTTAATACCAAATTTGGTGTTTATTCTGAAAACTGTGGTCTTGATAAAGTAAAAATGAGTTGGGGACATGATGAGTATTTGTACCAAATCATGAAAGACTACTTGCCAGATCCTGCACTTTACATGATCAGATATCATTCATTTTATTCGCAACACAGGGAAAATGCCTATGCACATTTAATGAATGAAAGAGATGTAGAGATGTTCGAATGGGTTAAAAAGTTCAATCCTTACGATTTATACACAAAGGCGCCTGTTAAACCAGATGTAAAAGCCTTGCTTCCTTACTACAAAGAATTAGTAGCTAAGTATTTGCCTGAGAAGCTTAATTTTTAG
- a CDS encoding two-component regulator propeller domain-containing protein produces the protein MRNKYFILFLCLISFYYSHSQNIKFDHYNDNNGLSHNSVRHIVQDKKGFLWFGTFSGLNRFDGYQFKKYMSSSPSENRLHNDDITALELDKTSNDLWIGTRKGLTLYKLDTNEFTTFLPQANDPKSLPDEEIRAVHVDKFKRIWVGTKTKGVFMFFQNENRFEKVSIPGFEYVNEIFEDKNGGIWVGSYEKGSVAKITLDNKGEIVRINNYGLTVPNSNSKNPYINFIYEDAKLDIFIGTREGLYKLDKTANKFVNLYIEDKEIRNNLGPYFLSVAQAPDGKYWVGTLGGLLVCNQLEDIQKGNYKWYYSVLSDDTSIVDNLVSALYFDASGVLWIGTEDGLDKYDPYENQFVLNKDISHFIGNQAPRIRGFSKTYDNKLIVETRHNGLFISNAKGFAPLYNPKKDMASIYSEDGKIFYCGLWNGNVLIYNYATNSSKEVTLGFGITPVFAFSKISDQALMIGSFGEGAIILNTNTLQVQSTTGKLLPGYQINAIEKDNANNVWFATETGVAKYNTKSGQVKIYKSLYAQEKGIPHDDNISDILVDSKERIWASTRLGLCLYDHSKDNFKPVTNPKELSGNWITDMLSDKKGNLWLNINNNTVARLNANLKDVNVYHVKSGNRLDVFSSSSFFNLNSSNIYLGSKNGIIYFSLDKIINNKWSPMPVITEFKIQNEEVVPGTEINGQVPFLSDLNYSKKVELSYKNRDFSLQFSTPSFTNEKLNKFEYMLEGFDKEWITTNSNSRTVQYTNLYPGKYVFKIRSSNSDGRWSKVVSYEIEILPPFWLTPFALFLFLILLGVIFYFVRKEIKNRILLKQELLTEKIKREQDIKLNNEKLRFFTNISHELRTPLTLILGPAKQLMEEGNASEYQKSRYNLIHQNASRMLNLVNQVLDFRKAQAGELKLKVSKTDIIAYSKNIFESFKELAFNKNITLNFITENENIVGWIDNDKYDKILYNLLSNALKFTNNHGNVDLFIRLKDGDEGLLVFEVSDNGVGIPVKSQEKIFKRFYQVSTNKTHQNTGSGIGLSLVKSLVSLHKGTIKLQSTVGEGSVFTVELPIAREFYNEKEVFEYVLKNDNQSMPVPEKTVKKIIQNTEVKQKILVVEDNVELRKYLVDYLSDYYKVYDAENGEEGLKICRQIKPILCVADVMMPVMDGLEFCEQLKKDEFISHIPVILLTALSENDDKVRGYGIGADSYIVKPFEPSLLKTVIENIIKSRLELKAKFSGEVESKVGLLTHSPIDEEFMTKVTGLINDNISELELSTEFLCDKLGVSSSKLYRKIKELTDLAPNEFIRTIRLKKAAELLKSKRYNVSEVTELVGFNDPLYFSRCFKKQFGFPPSKLIGG, from the coding sequence ATGCGAAATAAATACTTCATATTATTCCTTTGTTTAATCAGCTTTTATTATTCTCATTCGCAGAATATAAAATTTGATCATTATAACGACAATAATGGTTTGTCTCATAATTCGGTGCGCCATATTGTTCAGGATAAAAAAGGTTTTTTGTGGTTTGGTACATTCTCCGGACTGAATCGTTTTGATGGCTATCAATTCAAAAAATACATGAGTTCTTCTCCAAGTGAGAACCGATTGCATAATGATGATATAACGGCTCTAGAACTTGATAAAACATCCAATGATTTATGGATTGGTACAAGAAAGGGCTTGACGCTATATAAATTAGATACCAACGAATTCACTACTTTTTTACCTCAGGCAAACGATCCAAAAAGTTTACCGGACGAAGAAATTAGAGCAGTACATGTAGATAAATTCAAAAGGATTTGGGTAGGAACCAAAACCAAAGGGGTTTTTATGTTTTTTCAAAATGAAAACCGATTTGAAAAGGTTTCTATTCCCGGTTTTGAATATGTAAATGAAATTTTTGAAGATAAAAATGGCGGAATTTGGGTTGGTAGTTATGAAAAAGGATCGGTTGCAAAAATCACTTTGGACAATAAAGGCGAGATTGTTCGTATCAATAATTATGGCTTGACTGTTCCTAATTCAAACAGTAAAAACCCTTACATTAATTTTATTTACGAAGACGCGAAACTGGATATTTTTATTGGAACCCGTGAAGGACTTTACAAATTAGATAAAACAGCCAATAAATTTGTAAATCTCTATATCGAAGACAAGGAAATCAGAAACAATTTGGGGCCTTATTTCTTGTCCGTTGCACAGGCACCAGACGGGAAATACTGGGTGGGTACACTTGGAGGCTTATTGGTTTGCAATCAATTGGAAGACATACAAAAAGGCAATTACAAATGGTATTATTCGGTATTATCTGACGATACTTCTATAGTTGACAATTTAGTTTCGGCATTGTATTTTGATGCTTCGGGCGTATTGTGGATTGGAACCGAGGACGGATTAGACAAATACGATCCTTACGAAAACCAGTTTGTTCTCAATAAAGACATATCACATTTTATTGGAAACCAAGCGCCCCGCATTCGTGGTTTTTCTAAAACGTATGACAATAAATTAATCGTCGAGACAAGACACAATGGGCTTTTTATTTCCAATGCTAAAGGTTTTGCTCCCTTATATAATCCGAAGAAAGACATGGCAAGTATTTATTCTGAGGACGGAAAAATATTTTACTGTGGTCTTTGGAATGGAAATGTGCTGATTTATAATTATGCGACCAATAGTTCAAAAGAAGTTACTTTAGGATTTGGTATAACTCCTGTATTCGCGTTCAGCAAAATTAGCGATCAGGCTCTTATGATAGGTTCTTTTGGTGAAGGGGCGATTATTTTAAATACCAATACGTTGCAAGTACAATCAACGACGGGTAAATTGCTTCCCGGCTATCAAATCAATGCAATAGAAAAGGATAACGCCAATAATGTTTGGTTTGCAACAGAAACCGGTGTGGCAAAATACAATACTAAATCTGGCCAAGTCAAAATATATAAATCACTTTATGCACAGGAGAAAGGGATACCACACGATGATAATATTAGTGATATTTTGGTTGATTCCAAAGAAAGGATTTGGGCTTCGACACGTTTAGGTTTATGTCTATATGATCACTCAAAAGATAATTTTAAACCAGTTACAAATCCAAAGGAACTTTCCGGAAACTGGATTACAGATATGCTTTCGGACAAGAAGGGGAATTTGTGGCTAAACATTAATAACAACACGGTAGCAAGACTTAATGCTAATCTGAAAGATGTAAATGTCTATCATGTAAAAAGTGGAAATAGACTGGACGTTTTTAGCTCCAGTAGTTTTTTTAACCTGAATAGTTCAAACATTTATTTGGGGAGTAAAAATGGTATTATTTATTTTTCTTTGGATAAAATCATAAATAACAAATGGTCTCCAATGCCTGTTATAACGGAATTTAAAATTCAAAATGAAGAGGTTGTTCCAGGGACTGAAATTAACGGACAAGTGCCTTTTCTGTCTGATTTGAATTACAGTAAAAAGGTTGAGCTTAGTTATAAAAACAGGGATTTTTCGCTTCAGTTTTCGACTCCGTCTTTTACAAACGAAAAGCTGAACAAATTTGAATACATGCTCGAAGGTTTTGATAAAGAATGGATTACGACCAATAGTAATTCAAGAACGGTTCAATATACCAACCTTTATCCGGGGAAATATGTTTTTAAAATAAGATCCAGTAATAGTGATGGACGTTGGAGCAAGGTGGTTTCTTATGAAATAGAAATTTTGCCGCCTTTTTGGCTTACTCCTTTTGCATTGTTTTTATTCCTTATTTTGCTTGGTGTTATTTTTTATTTTGTTCGAAAAGAGATTAAAAACCGCATTCTATTAAAACAGGAATTATTAACTGAAAAAATTAAACGCGAGCAAGACATTAAACTGAATAATGAAAAGCTTCGTTTTTTTACCAATATCTCACATGAGTTAAGAACTCCGTTGACCCTGATTCTTGGTCCTGCCAAACAATTAATGGAGGAAGGAAATGCAAGCGAATACCAAAAAAGCAGGTATAATTTGATTCATCAAAACGCGAGCAGAATGCTGAATCTGGTAAATCAGGTTTTGGATTTTAGAAAAGCACAGGCTGGAGAATTAAAACTTAAAGTTTCAAAAACTGATATTATTGCCTATTCTAAAAATATTTTTGAATCGTTTAAAGAATTGGCTTTCAATAAAAACATCACTTTAAATTTTATTACCGAAAACGAAAATATAGTTGGCTGGATAGATAACGATAAATACGATAAGATCCTATACAATCTGTTGTCCAATGCCTTAAAATTTACAAATAATCACGGGAATGTAGATTTGTTTATTAGGCTGAAAGATGGCGATGAGGGATTGTTAGTTTTTGAAGTAAGTGACAATGGGGTTGGGATTCCTGTAAAAAGCCAGGAGAAAATTTTCAAACGTTTTTATCAGGTAAGCACCAATAAAACACATCAAAATACGGGATCCGGGATTGGCTTGTCATTGGTAAAATCATTGGTAAGTCTCCATAAAGGAACAATTAAATTACAAAGTACCGTGGGTGAAGGAAGTGTATTTACAGTTGAATTACCGATAGCCCGCGAATTTTATAACGAGAAAGAAGTATTTGAGTATGTTTTGAAAAATGACAATCAAAGTATGCCCGTTCCTGAAAAAACGGTGAAGAAAATAATTCAAAATACCGAGGTAAAACAGAAGATATTAGTTGTTGAAGATAATGTTGAACTCAGAAAATATTTAGTTGATTATCTATCCGATTATTACAAAGTTTATGATGCCGAAAATGGAGAGGAGGGACTAAAGATTTGCAGACAAATTAAGCCAATCCTTTGTGTTGCCGATGTTATGATGCCAGTCATGGACGGGCTCGAATTTTGTGAACAACTAAAAAAGGATGAGTTTATTAGTCATATTCCGGTCATTTTATTGACCGCACTTTCTGAAAATGATGATAAGGTAAGAGGTTACGGTATTGGTGCTGATAGTTATATCGTAAAACCATTTGAGCCTTCGTTGCTAAAAACCGTTATTGAAAATATTATTAAATCAAGATTAGAGCTAAAAGCAAAATTCTCAGGCGAAGTTGAAAGTAAAGTTGGTTTGCTTACACATTCTCCAATTGATGAAGAGTTTATGACAAAAGTTACCGGTTTGATAAATGACAATATAAGTGAATTGGAGTTGTCCACAGAATTTTTGTGTGACAAATTAGGAGTAAGCTCTTCAAAATTATATCGAAAAATTAAGGAGCTTACCGATTTGGCTCCTAACGAATTTATCAGGACCATCCGTTTGAAAAAAGCGGCCGAACTTCTCAAATCCAAAAGATATAATGTTTCTGAAGTAACCGAATTAGTCGGTTTTAATGATCCATTATATTTTAGCAGATGTTTTAAAAAGCAGTTTGGTTTTCCACCAAGTAAGTTAATTGGAGGGTGA
- a CDS encoding metallophosphoesterase family protein has protein sequence MLRISGLLLLLFSFNVCKSQQIEKKTPVKIAFIADVHLNDIFGKFQDNDYHGIKNPITGEYANIRTMGSQLRSTRIFNENYFAFLAALNDIAKRGIKQVALPGDFSDDGQPIHVRGLRKILDEYSKKYGMSFFVTTGNHDAVKPFAQDAAKTDFLSKDGKEQIISSSKDILKKQENQLEPIITSDIKDGGYKETLDEMAAFGFYPKKEYLYWETPFSTYKYQDYNFDKALKESALEKRIYAVKDTNLFLPDASYLVEPIKGVWLLAIDGNAYVPNQKLSGLPNNPNDFSNATTGYNNVIIYKRHLIDWVKKVSAEAKKNGKILIAFSHYPMVDFNDNATPEIKQLFGSDKMQMPRVPSEEVAQLFADAGIQVHFGGHMHINDTGVYISPKGNTLFNIQAPSIAGYMPGYKILTIKSNSDLEVETVVVRSVPKFNSLFPFYNEEYAHLQEIKSPTIWNKDILKAKDYEDFTRWHLKELVRLRFLPEDFPADFLASIVKLSGKDLLEINKNTAGIEKQLKINNLTLNDFESWTGSDMIFDFYRLKNADELAIPEIGNNRLKQYQLVCEQLAKSSDEKMVLWSKIVSKTMNGNPSNHFKINLNTNKISKILSH, from the coding sequence ATGTTAAGAATATCAGGTTTATTACTGTTATTGTTTTCTTTCAATGTTTGCAAATCACAGCAGATTGAAAAAAAGACACCTGTAAAAATTGCTTTTATTGCTGATGTCCATTTGAATGACATTTTTGGAAAATTTCAAGACAATGATTACCACGGAATCAAGAATCCGATAACGGGTGAATATGCCAATATTCGAACCATGGGGTCGCAATTGCGTTCTACCAGAATTTTTAATGAAAATTATTTTGCCTTTTTAGCAGCATTAAATGATATTGCGAAAAGAGGTATCAAACAAGTTGCACTTCCAGGTGATTTTAGCGATGACGGGCAACCTATTCATGTGAGGGGTTTGAGAAAAATACTGGACGAGTATTCCAAAAAATACGGAATGTCATTTTTCGTAACTACAGGAAATCATGACGCGGTAAAACCTTTCGCTCAAGATGCCGCAAAAACCGATTTTTTAAGCAAAGATGGTAAAGAACAAATCATAAGTAGTTCTAAAGACATCTTAAAAAAACAGGAAAATCAATTAGAACCCATTATCACTTCCGATATTAAAGACGGAGGTTACAAAGAGACTTTGGACGAAATGGCTGCTTTTGGCTTTTATCCAAAAAAAGAATATTTGTATTGGGAAACTCCTTTTTCGACTTATAAATATCAAGACTATAATTTTGACAAAGCATTAAAAGAATCCGCTTTAGAAAAAAGAATTTACGCAGTTAAAGACACTAATTTATTCCTTCCCGATGCAAGTTATTTGGTCGAACCAATCAAAGGAGTTTGGCTTTTGGCAATAGACGGCAATGCTTATGTCCCGAATCAAAAGTTGTCCGGTTTGCCTAATAATCCGAATGATTTTTCGAATGCCACGACTGGCTACAACAATGTAATTATTTATAAAAGACATTTAATAGATTGGGTAAAAAAGGTTTCGGCGGAAGCCAAAAAAAATGGAAAAATCCTGATTGCTTTCAGTCATTATCCAATGGTCGATTTTAATGATAATGCAACGCCAGAAATAAAGCAACTTTTTGGCTCTGATAAAATGCAAATGCCAAGAGTTCCCAGTGAAGAAGTAGCTCAATTATTTGCGGATGCGGGAATTCAGGTTCATTTTGGCGGACACATGCACATTAACGACACAGGCGTGTACATAAGCCCCAAAGGCAACACTTTGTTTAATATCCAGGCACCTTCTATAGCTGGATATATGCCAGGGTATAAAATACTGACTATAAAATCTAATTCTGATCTTGAGGTTGAAACGGTAGTGGTTCGTTCGGTTCCAAAGTTCAATAGTTTATTCCCTTTTTACAATGAAGAATATGCTCATTTGCAGGAAATAAAAAGTCCGACGATTTGGAATAAAGACATTCTGAAAGCCAAAGATTATGAAGATTTTACGCGATGGCATTTGAAAGAATTAGTCCGACTTCGTTTTTTGCCCGAAGATTTCCCGGCAGATTTTTTAGCATCAATAGTAAAACTTTCAGGCAAGGATTTATTAGAAATCAATAAAAACACCGCGGGAATTGAAAAACAATTGAAAATAAACAACCTTACACTTAACGATTTCGAATCATGGACAGGTTCGGATATGATTTTCGATTTTTACAGGCTAAAAAATGCTGATGAATTGGCCATTCCTGAAATAGGTAATAACCGATTAAAACAGTATCAATTGGTCTGCGAACAGCTAGCAAAATCAAGCGATGAGAAGATGGTTTTATGGTCAAAAATAGTATCGAAAACCATGAACGGAAATCCGTCCAATCATTTTAAAATCAATTTGAATACGAATAAAATTTCTAAGATTCTAAGCCACTAA
- a CDS encoding DUF4861 family protein, whose protein sequence is MKLSFLAALLFGCTCFGQNKTDASLYMKAEKISYLTDIGSESGDLYSTIGHHGPAVENQWMALRIYFSEKAAIDVYNKAKAGLELKEAHWYPTPEQQKQGWGADYYKVGNTVGLGGIRLWDGEKVVPLNPVTNRLAHVGKTDTTSFMEMISKGVPYKGKKVDIKVRVTVYSDRRDAKVEAFSLTGEKVQFVTGINYFKDFETKKGANYIAVWGKHPEDVAAEIIPVGAAIMYDPKDYVKNTDDGTQYLLISKPSTYLTTRIISSSAKEQELNTLDKLEAFIKK, encoded by the coding sequence ATGAAATTATCATTTTTAGCTGCTTTGCTGTTTGGTTGTACTTGTTTTGGACAAAATAAAACAGACGCAAGTTTGTATATGAAAGCCGAAAAAATAAGTTATCTGACTGACATAGGCTCAGAATCAGGTGATTTGTACTCGACAATTGGACATCATGGGCCTGCAGTCGAAAATCAATGGATGGCATTGAGAATTTATTTTAGCGAAAAAGCAGCTATCGATGTTTATAATAAAGCAAAGGCTGGTTTGGAATTGAAAGAGGCGCATTGGTATCCAACTCCGGAACAACAAAAACAAGGTTGGGGTGCTGATTATTATAAAGTTGGAAATACAGTAGGTTTAGGAGGAATTCGCCTTTGGGACGGAGAAAAAGTAGTTCCGTTGAACCCAGTGACTAATCGTTTGGCTCATGTAGGGAAAACAGATACGACTTCTTTTATGGAAATGATTTCGAAAGGAGTTCCTTATAAAGGGAAAAAAGTAGATATTAAAGTTCGTGTTACTGTTTATTCAGATAGGAGAGATGCCAAAGTTGAAGCTTTTAGCTTGACAGGAGAAAAAGTACAATTTGTTACCGGAATCAATTATTTCAAAGATTTCGAAACTAAAAAAGGAGCAAATTATATCGCTGTTTGGGGAAAACATCCTGAAGACGTAGCTGCTGAAATTATACCAGTTGGTGCGGCGATTATGTATGATCCGAAAGATTATGTGAAAAACACAGATGACGGAACTCAATATTTGTTGATTTCAAAACCAAGTACTTATTTAACAACAAGAATTATTTCTTCTAGTGCCAAAGAACAAGAATTAAATACTTTGGATAAATTAGAAGCTTTTATAAAAAAATAA